One stretch of Roseibium sp. HPY-6 DNA includes these proteins:
- a CDS encoding LacI family DNA-binding transcriptional regulator produces the protein MQRAVTMKDVAQQAGVSVMTVSRAFKQHASVGEETRKRILKIAEDLGYVFDSNAATFRSQRTGFVAVAIPSINNANFADTVGALSEVLKDADLQVLLGYSNYDIHEEEGIVEQFLKRRPEAIVLTGGRHTERTRRLLDRANIPVIETWDLPEKPIDHVVGFSNAATMHDLVRHLVSSGRTRIAFIGGDTDGDTRGADRRRGFIRAMEDQGLSSERLIGAGAPPISMREGADAMARLLEIYPDTQAVICVSDLSAFGALTECARKGVKVPEDIAVAGFGAYDISSICVPTLTTIDPQPLEIGEKTGQLIVQLLRSGETVSQARIGITPQLSIGESSS, from the coding sequence ATGCAACGCGCTGTGACCATGAAAGATGTTGCGCAACAGGCGGGCGTATCGGTCATGACCGTCAGCCGCGCGTTCAAACAGCATGCTTCCGTCGGAGAGGAAACGAGAAAGCGCATCCTCAAGATCGCCGAGGATCTGGGATATGTATTCGACAGCAATGCCGCAACGTTCCGCTCTCAACGAACCGGTTTCGTCGCGGTTGCGATTCCGTCGATCAACAATGCCAATTTCGCAGACACGGTCGGTGCCTTGTCGGAAGTCCTCAAGGATGCGGATTTGCAGGTGCTGCTTGGTTACAGCAACTATGACATTCACGAAGAAGAAGGCATCGTCGAACAGTTTCTGAAACGCAGACCCGAGGCCATCGTGCTCACAGGCGGGCGTCATACGGAACGGACACGCCGGCTACTGGATCGCGCCAATATTCCGGTGATCGAAACCTGGGACCTGCCGGAAAAACCTATTGATCATGTTGTCGGGTTTTCGAATGCGGCAACCATGCACGATCTGGTGCGCCATCTGGTGTCGAGCGGGAGAACGCGCATTGCCTTTATCGGGGGCGATACTGACGGGGACACACGCGGCGCAGACCGGCGGCGCGGCTTCATTCGCGCGATGGAAGACCAGGGCCTCTCTTCAGAACGGCTGATCGGCGCAGGGGCGCCGCCCATCTCGATGCGGGAAGGGGCGGATGCCATGGCGCGCCTTCTTGAGATTTATCCGGATACACAGGCCGTCATCTGTGTCTCTGACCTGTCGGCGTTCGGAGCGCTGACCGAGTGCGCCCGCAAAGGTGTCAAGGTTCCGGAAGATATCGCCGTTGCGGGGTTTGGCGCTTATGACATCTCCTCGATTTGCGTGCCGACGCTGACGACAATCGACCCTCAGCCGCTCGAAATCGGTGAGAAAACCGGACAGTTGATCGTCCAGCTGCTGCGCAGCGGCGAAACCGTCAGCCAGGCCAGGATCGGGATCACACCGCAGCTGAGTATCGGTGAATCGAGCAGCTGA
- a CDS encoding NAD(P)-dependent oxidoreductase codes for MSENVALIGAGAMGGAIGTRLVETGNRLCVFDLDQEKVGKLVAKGAVAASSAADAASQSDYVITSLNSPKIVEIAVFGADGVAAGAKNGTLVIDMSSIDPEATKALAHKASDAGLRWVDSPLSGGAPKALIGELTLMAGGTAEDVADAHNVLKHVSSNYTHMGPSGAGQTTKLINQVLCGLGFLAVAEATQLALDAGVDAAKIPMALKGGRADSALLQEYMPRYVERDYRRTGRIDNMVKDLNGALDLARLSNTAMPLTSLCAEVHRMLTAAGLGGEDEAALMEFFKGPDKEQFK; via the coding sequence ATGAGTGAGAATGTTGCCCTGATCGGGGCAGGCGCCATGGGCGGTGCGATCGGTACCCGTCTCGTCGAGACCGGCAATCGCCTTTGTGTCTTCGATTTGGACCAGGAAAAAGTTGGCAAACTGGTCGCAAAGGGGGCCGTTGCGGCGTCTTCAGCCGCAGATGCGGCCAGCCAGTCTGACTACGTCATCACCAGTCTCAATTCGCCCAAAATCGTTGAAATAGCCGTCTTTGGTGCCGATGGTGTCGCTGCAGGTGCCAAAAACGGCACGCTTGTGATCGACATGTCGTCTATCGACCCCGAGGCGACGAAGGCCCTGGCGCACAAGGCCTCCGATGCCGGGCTGCGCTGGGTCGACAGTCCGCTGTCCGGCGGCGCTCCCAAGGCACTGATCGGTGAATTGACCCTAATGGCAGGCGGAACGGCTGAGGACGTCGCGGATGCGCATAACGTTCTCAAACACGTCAGCTCGAATTACACGCATATGGGGCCCTCGGGCGCAGGACAGACGACCAAGCTGATCAACCAGGTCCTTTGCGGTCTTGGGTTTCTGGCGGTTGCCGAGGCGACCCAGCTCGCGCTCGATGCCGGCGTTGACGCTGCAAAAATCCCGATGGCGCTCAAAGGCGGGCGGGCAGACAGTGCGCTGCTTCAGGAATACATGCCGCGATACGTGGAGCGTGACTACCGGAGAACCGGGCGCATCGACAACATGGTCAAGGACCTCAACGGTGCGCTGGACCTCGCGCGGCTCAGCAACACAGCCATGCCTCTGACATCGCTGTGCGCAGAAGTGCACAGAATGCTGACCGCTGCCGGATTAGGTGGTGAAGACGAGGCGGCGCTCATGGAATTTTTCAAAGGTCCCGACAAGGAGCAGTTCAAATGA
- a CDS encoding ABC transporter permease, protein MQSLESNALEPTKSEIEGLSIRGKLLRFLPVYGLVILTVLLILLFSVLLPKTFPTLLNLRAIVSDKAIIALLSLGAMIPMAAGRIDLTVGYGIVLWHILAISLQTIFGIPWPIAVMIVLMLGAMTGFFNGLLVEVAKIDSFIATLGTGTVLYAIALWHSGGRQVVGVLPDGFYSLSTTFVFGLPITGYYLIAITVCMWLILEYTPVGRYLYAIGANQRAAQLNGIPTRKYVIGAFMASGTMTALAGVLLASKLRIGQASVGLEFLLPALVGAFLGSTTIKPGRVNVWGTIVGVAILAVGISGIQQFGGSFWVEPLFNGVTLLIAIGIAGYAQRRKGAAKK, encoded by the coding sequence ATGCAGTCACTTGAATCCAATGCACTGGAACCCACCAAATCGGAAATCGAAGGCCTGTCGATACGCGGCAAGCTGTTACGGTTTCTTCCGGTCTACGGTCTGGTGATCCTGACAGTATTGTTGATCCTTCTTTTCTCGGTTCTGTTGCCGAAGACCTTTCCGACGCTATTGAACCTGCGCGCCATCGTTTCCGACAAGGCCATTATCGCATTGCTTTCCCTTGGTGCGATGATCCCCATGGCTGCAGGGCGGATCGACCTGACGGTCGGCTACGGCATCGTGCTCTGGCACATTCTGGCAATCAGTCTTCAGACTATTTTCGGCATTCCCTGGCCGATCGCTGTGATGATCGTGCTGATGCTTGGGGCGATGACCGGCTTTTTCAACGGGCTTCTCGTGGAAGTCGCCAAGATCGACAGTTTCATCGCAACGCTCGGAACAGGCACGGTGCTTTACGCAATCGCTCTGTGGCATTCCGGCGGCCGTCAGGTGGTTGGTGTTCTGCCCGACGGATTTTACTCTTTGAGCACGACGTTTGTCTTCGGTCTTCCGATTACCGGTTACTACCTGATCGCGATCACCGTCTGCATGTGGCTCATTCTCGAATATACACCGGTCGGCCGCTATCTTTATGCCATTGGTGCGAACCAGCGTGCCGCGCAGCTCAACGGTATTCCGACGCGCAAATACGTCATCGGTGCCTTCATGGCATCAGGGACCATGACCGCGCTCGCCGGTGTCCTGCTGGCATCCAAGCTCAGGATCGGCCAGGCGAGTGTGGGGCTTGAGTTTCTGCTTCCGGCACTGGTCGGCGCGTTTCTCGGCTCGACAACCATCAAGCCCGGTCGGGTCAACGTTTGGGGCACCATCGTTGGTGTCGCCATCCTGGCCGTCGGCATCTCCGGCATTCAGCAATTCGGCGGCTCTTTCTGGGTCGAACCCCTCTTCAACGGCGTCACGCTGCTGATCGCGATCGGTATCGCAGGTTATGCGCAGCGCCGTAAAGGCGCAGCGAAAAAGTAG
- a CDS encoding substrate-binding domain-containing protein — translation MQKRSFLKLILASTMLAGAWLPAMAAGEWDGPTSGPAGAPGKSIVVVAADMKNGGILGVSNGVEEAASQIGWSMRLLDGAGSIQGRTAAIGQALALQPDGIVINGFDAVEQQAALEEVVAAGIPIVAWHSGPKIGCDAPGGIFANVSTDAMTVSEVAANWAIEDGGKDIGAIIFTDSTYQIAIDKADRIKETIEAAGGTVLEYVDTPIADTSSRMGPLTTSLLQKYGDSWTHALAINDLYFDFMGPALASAGISSEAGPQAGSAGDGSEAAFFRIKTGAYQTITVAEPLNLQGWQLVDELNRAIQGEECSGYITSPALVTQDGVERMGDSTAFDPDIPYREAYSAIWNK, via the coding sequence ATGCAAAAACGTTCATTTCTGAAACTCATTCTGGCCTCTACCATGTTGGCCGGTGCCTGGCTCCCGGCGATGGCTGCCGGGGAGTGGGACGGTCCGACGAGCGGTCCAGCCGGAGCTCCTGGCAAGTCGATCGTTGTCGTCGCGGCGGACATGAAAAACGGCGGTATTCTTGGCGTTTCGAACGGCGTTGAGGAAGCTGCCTCCCAAATTGGCTGGAGCATGCGCCTTCTTGATGGTGCAGGGTCGATCCAGGGCCGTACGGCGGCCATCGGCCAGGCTCTTGCTCTTCAACCGGACGGAATCGTCATCAACGGTTTCGATGCGGTCGAGCAGCAGGCAGCCCTTGAGGAAGTGGTTGCGGCAGGCATCCCGATTGTTGCCTGGCACTCCGGGCCGAAGATCGGCTGCGATGCACCGGGCGGTATTTTTGCCAATGTCTCCACCGATGCCATGACCGTATCGGAAGTCGCCGCGAACTGGGCGATTGAAGATGGCGGCAAGGATATCGGCGCCATCATCTTCACCGATTCCACTTATCAGATTGCGATCGACAAGGCTGATCGCATCAAGGAAACGATCGAAGCTGCCGGTGGCACGGTGCTGGAATATGTCGACACGCCGATTGCCGACACATCCAGCCGCATGGGGCCGCTGACGACAAGCCTTCTGCAGAAATACGGTGACAGTTGGACACACGCTCTGGCGATCAACGACCTTTATTTCGACTTCATGGGCCCCGCGCTGGCATCTGCCGGGATTTCCAGTGAAGCCGGCCCTCAGGCTGGTTCGGCCGGCGACGGATCGGAAGCTGCTTTCTTCCGCATCAAGACCGGTGCCTATCAAACGATTACCGTTGCCGAACCGCTCAACCTGCAGGGGTGGCAGCTCGTGGATGAGCTCAATCGGGCGATCCAGGGCGAAGAGTGCTCCGGCTACATCACATCACCGGCCCTGGTAACGCAGGACGGCGTTGAAAGAATGGGCGACAGCACCGCCTTCGATCCGGACATTCCGTATCGCGAAGCCTATTCCGCCATCTGGAACAAATAG
- a CDS encoding gluconokinase: MGVSGCGKSQIGQAFSKAVGARFFDGDDLHPAENIAKMSRGEPLNDEDRMPWLGKVGAQLAGSDEPVVIACSALKRVYRERIVETAARPVTFLYLEGTREVLSERMKHRNGHFMPVALLDSQLATLEPPGPDEQTVKASIDQTPDEVVAELLRGLQRKQQ; the protein is encoded by the coding sequence ATGGGTGTGTCGGGGTGCGGCAAGAGCCAGATCGGACAGGCTTTCTCCAAGGCTGTCGGAGCTCGTTTCTTCGATGGCGACGATCTTCATCCGGCTGAAAACATTGCCAAAATGAGCCGCGGTGAACCCCTGAACGACGAGGATCGCATGCCTTGGCTCGGAAAAGTCGGCGCGCAACTCGCCGGTTCGGACGAACCTGTTGTGATCGCCTGTTCCGCTCTCAAACGGGTCTATCGCGAACGGATCGTAGAGACGGCAGCGAGGCCTGTGACCTTCCTTTATCTGGAAGGCACACGTGAAGTGCTCAGCGAGCGCATGAAGCATCGCAATGGCCACTTCATGCCGGTCGCGCTTCTCGACAGTCAGCTTGCAACACTGGAGCCACCAGGGCCCGACGAACAGACCGTCAAGGCATCGATCGATCAGACACCCGACGAAGTTGTTGCCGAACTTCTCAGGGGACTTCAAAGGAAACAGCAATGA
- a CDS encoding sugar ABC transporter ATP-binding protein, with product MVPGSLKNRLFFDGIQKHFGGTYAVRDVSLSIDRGEIVALLGENGAGKSTLIKILGGIHKPDAGRVLINGEPYEHRPGGFGQRQAVAFIHQDLGMIEWMTVAENMALALGFSKKFGLIKWQDADAFAAEALAKVGCDFSPTTRVQDLSRTEKSLVAIARALAVDCDFLVLDEPTASLPTDEVARLFEALRPLRERGVGMIYVSHRLDEIFQIADRVAVLRDGELVGVRSIQHTTTEELVHMIVGRKTRQVSKLNEAPGEPVLTVKDLETRSAGPVDFTLHRNELVGLVGLRGAGHEEIARALYGLADHSGTIDLAGIGAPDLRSPKTALDSGVGLVARDRTEESVAMPLTIRENTFLNPEATGRGLFSILSPREETKMAEEIGREVALSPNDQTMAIEALSGGNQQKVVIARWLATKRKLLICEDPTAGVDVGAKAEIYALLNKALLEGVGILLVSTDFEEVATICHRAIVFSQGKIVGELAGTKLSTENLIQAASASNVAAA from the coding sequence ATAGTGCCAGGCAGTTTGAAAAACCGTCTCTTCTTCGACGGCATCCAGAAACATTTCGGCGGGACTTATGCCGTCCGTGACGTGTCCTTGTCGATCGACAGAGGCGAGATCGTCGCTCTTCTGGGTGAGAACGGTGCCGGTAAATCTACTCTCATAAAAATTCTGGGCGGCATTCATAAACCGGATGCTGGTCGCGTGCTCATCAACGGCGAACCTTACGAGCATCGTCCAGGTGGGTTCGGGCAGCGCCAGGCGGTTGCATTCATCCACCAGGATCTCGGCATGATCGAGTGGATGACCGTTGCCGAGAACATGGCGCTGGCCCTTGGGTTCTCAAAGAAGTTCGGTCTCATCAAGTGGCAGGACGCGGATGCGTTTGCCGCAGAAGCGCTCGCCAAGGTCGGCTGCGACTTCAGCCCGACGACGCGGGTGCAGGATCTATCCAGAACTGAAAAGTCGCTTGTGGCAATTGCACGTGCCCTCGCAGTCGATTGCGACTTTCTCGTGCTTGACGAGCCGACCGCGTCGCTTCCGACTGACGAGGTGGCACGTTTGTTCGAAGCGTTGCGTCCCTTGCGTGAGCGCGGCGTCGGCATGATCTACGTTTCCCACCGGCTTGACGAGATCTTCCAGATTGCAGACCGGGTCGCGGTCTTGCGCGACGGGGAGCTGGTCGGTGTCCGATCAATCCAGCATACAACGACCGAAGAGCTCGTGCACATGATCGTTGGCCGCAAAACGCGCCAGGTCAGCAAGTTGAACGAGGCGCCGGGAGAACCGGTTCTAACGGTCAAGGACCTTGAAACGCGTTCTGCCGGACCGGTTGATTTCACGCTCCACAGGAATGAGCTGGTCGGGCTGGTCGGGCTGCGCGGCGCCGGTCACGAGGAAATCGCTCGAGCACTTTATGGCCTTGCGGATCACAGCGGTACAATCGATCTAGCCGGCATTGGTGCTCCGGATCTGCGCTCACCCAAGACCGCTCTCGATTCTGGCGTCGGGCTTGTCGCCCGCGACCGTACGGAAGAATCCGTCGCCATGCCGCTGACGATCCGGGAGAATACGTTTCTCAATCCGGAAGCAACGGGCAGGGGACTGTTTTCGATCCTGTCGCCGCGCGAAGAGACAAAGATGGCGGAAGAGATCGGCCGGGAGGTCGCGCTTAGTCCGAATGACCAGACCATGGCGATCGAAGCGTTGTCCGGCGGCAACCAGCAGAAAGTTGTCATTGCCCGCTGGCTCGCAACCAAGCGCAAGCTACTCATCTGCGAAGATCCGACTGCCGGTGTCGATGTCGGCGCCAAGGCGGAAATTTATGCACTTTTGAACAAGGCACTCCTGGAGGGCGTCGGCATCTTGCTTGTGTCGACCGACTTTGAGGAGGTCGCGACGATCTGCCATCGGGCGATCGTCTTCAGCCAGGGAAAAATCGTCGGCGAATTGGCTGGAACTAAATTGTCGACTGAAAACCTGATCCAGGCCGCGTCGGCCAGCAACGTCGCTGCCGCTTGA
- a CDS encoding ABC transporter permease: MATATQSNGPTKLSERIEPFLAIVGPMVMILAILLFMGIAEPARYFRLSNLNLILLDAALYMPMAMAMTFVITQRGIDLSIGSVAALTSIIMAFLIKQYGFSAPVAIAVAIVLGALFGLINGLVITKFKVPDLIGTLAMDLVYRGFALVIAKGLVLARFPEIMTEIGRGQIPGFIPVPVVIGLLTMAVGYWLLKKTYFGRYTVAIGSNPEAAEMTGIAVDRYKIYAYVLMGASAALAGLMLTGKLNAIQATSAPYFNLHVIAAVVVGGTSLFGGRASMLGSLAGVLLLSMMINALVTLRIEFFWQSVASGVVIVSSVALYTWLQKKDRDGAKGFLAGLQTPESVRLLRLSGGLIAALALLLLIGSLFAGNTVASG; encoded by the coding sequence ATGGCAACGGCAACTCAGTCAAACGGGCCGACGAAACTTTCTGAACGGATTGAACCTTTCCTGGCAATCGTCGGACCTATGGTGATGATCCTGGCCATTCTGCTGTTCATGGGAATTGCAGAACCGGCACGGTATTTCCGCCTATCGAACCTCAATCTCATTCTGCTGGATGCAGCACTCTACATGCCAATGGCAATGGCGATGACCTTTGTCATTACCCAGCGCGGCATTGATCTGTCGATCGGATCCGTCGCTGCGCTGACATCCATCATCATGGCCTTTCTGATCAAGCAGTACGGCTTCTCGGCACCCGTGGCGATTGCCGTCGCGATTGTGCTGGGTGCTTTGTTCGGTCTGATAAACGGTCTTGTGATCACCAAGTTCAAGGTCCCTGATCTGATCGGCACCCTCGCGATGGATCTCGTCTATCGCGGTTTTGCGCTTGTCATCGCAAAGGGCCTGGTGCTGGCGCGTTTTCCGGAGATCATGACCGAGATCGGCCGCGGGCAGATCCCGGGCTTCATTCCGGTTCCGGTGGTGATCGGTCTGCTGACAATGGCAGTGGGTTACTGGCTGTTGAAGAAGACCTATTTTGGGCGTTACACGGTTGCAATTGGCTCCAATCCCGAAGCAGCCGAAATGACCGGTATCGCGGTCGACCGTTACAAGATCTATGCCTATGTCCTCATGGGCGCGTCGGCCGCGCTGGCCGGGCTGATGCTGACCGGCAAGCTGAACGCAATCCAGGCGACTTCAGCGCCATACTTCAACCTTCACGTCATTGCCGCGGTTGTCGTTGGTGGCACTTCGCTCTTTGGCGGACGTGCATCAATGCTCGGATCGCTTGCCGGTGTGTTGCTGTTGTCCATGATGATCAATGCGCTTGTGACACTGCGGATTGAATTCTTCTGGCAGTCGGTCGCCTCGGGTGTGGTGATCGTCTCTTCAGTCGCGCTTTACACGTGGCTGCAGAAGAAAGATCGCGACGGTGCAAAGGGCTTCCTGGCTGGATTGCAGACACCGGAAAGCGTGCGTCTGCTGCGCCTTTCAGGCGGCCTGATCGCGGCACTCGCTCTACTGCTTCTCATTGGATCTCTGTTTGCTGGCAACACCGTTGCCAGCGGCTGA
- a CDS encoding ATP-binding cassette domain-containing protein, giving the protein MSDGSFVQMRNITKRFGGVTALQGVNLDAYEGEVLAIVGDNGAGKSTLIKILTGVYQPTEGEIFVGGKKLLMNSHSDAIEEGIDAVYQTLALADHLDPASNMFLGNELTRSFLGITMLDNKRMRSETERVLFERLGVRLRSLDVPTSSLSGGQRQAVAIARAVYHEGLRVLVMDEPTAALGPQETARTLKLIKALKAQGLAVILISHSLDDVFEVADRVHVQRRGRCAGVVHVSQSSQQDVLALIVGAEEAA; this is encoded by the coding sequence ATGTCCGACGGATCATTCGTCCAGATGCGAAACATAACCAAGCGTTTTGGAGGGGTCACCGCCCTTCAAGGTGTCAATCTCGACGCATACGAGGGCGAGGTTCTTGCGATCGTTGGAGACAACGGTGCCGGTAAATCGACATTGATCAAAATTCTCACGGGCGTTTATCAGCCGACCGAAGGCGAGATTTTTGTCGGTGGCAAGAAGCTGTTGATGAACAGCCACTCCGATGCGATCGAGGAGGGCATCGATGCGGTCTACCAGACGCTGGCGCTGGCGGATCACCTTGATCCGGCATCGAACATGTTTCTCGGCAATGAACTGACGCGATCCTTCCTTGGGATCACCATGCTGGACAACAAACGGATGCGGTCGGAAACGGAACGTGTGTTGTTCGAGCGCCTGGGCGTTCGGCTTCGCTCGCTTGATGTTCCGACATCGAGCCTGTCGGGGGGCCAGCGGCAGGCTGTGGCCATCGCGCGAGCGGTCTATCACGAGGGCCTTCGGGTCCTCGTGATGGATGAGCCGACAGCGGCGCTCGGGCCGCAGGAAACGGCGCGGACGCTCAAGCTTATCAAGGCGCTCAAGGCACAAGGTCTGGCAGTCATTCTCATATCTCACTCGCTCGATGATGTTTTTGAAGTCGCCGACCGGGTTCATGTGCAACGGCGCGGCAGATGTGCCGGTGTCGTGCACGTTTCGCAAAGCTCACAGCAGGACGTTCTCGCCCTGATCGTGGGTGCGGAAGAAGCGGCTTAG
- a CDS encoding 2-hydroxyacid dehydrogenase, protein MTKPDILQVGPYPDWDQIPLEEAFSMHKYFEASDPSGFLNSVGDKIKGIATRGELGANRTMIEACPNLEIISVYGVGFDAVDLAACRERGIRVTNTPDVLTNDVADLGVAMMLVQSRGMIGAEAWVRDGSWQEKGLYPLKSRVWGKTAGVLGLGRIGFEVAKRLAGFDLQIAYSDVSAKDYAPDWTFVANPVELARQSDFLFVTLAASAETRHIVNQEVIEAVGPEGMIINISRASNIDEAALLDALESKQLGSAALDVFEGEPALNPRFLELDNVLVQPHHASGTFETRKAMGKLVRDNLTAHFAGQDLPTPVL, encoded by the coding sequence ATGACCAAGCCAGACATTTTGCAAGTCGGTCCCTATCCCGACTGGGACCAGATTCCCCTGGAAGAAGCCTTTTCCATGCACAAGTACTTCGAGGCGTCCGACCCGTCCGGCTTTCTCAATTCGGTCGGTGACAAGATCAAAGGCATTGCAACACGCGGCGAACTCGGCGCAAACCGGACCATGATCGAAGCGTGCCCTAACCTGGAAATCATCTCCGTTTACGGCGTCGGATTCGACGCTGTCGACCTTGCGGCCTGCCGAGAGCGTGGCATCCGCGTGACCAACACACCGGACGTTTTGACCAATGATGTCGCGGATCTTGGTGTTGCGATGATGTTAGTGCAATCGCGCGGAATGATTGGCGCTGAAGCCTGGGTTCGCGACGGCAGTTGGCAGGAAAAGGGCCTCTATCCGCTCAAGAGCAGGGTCTGGGGCAAGACTGCAGGTGTTCTGGGTCTTGGCCGGATCGGCTTCGAAGTTGCCAAACGCCTTGCCGGGTTCGATCTGCAAATCGCTTATTCTGATGTTTCGGCCAAGGACTATGCGCCTGACTGGACATTCGTGGCCAATCCCGTTGAACTTGCGCGGCAATCCGACTTCCTGTTTGTCACACTCGCTGCGTCTGCGGAAACGCGGCACATCGTCAATCAGGAGGTCATTGAGGCCGTCGGCCCGGAAGGCATGATCATCAACATCAGCCGCGCATCGAACATTGATGAAGCGGCCCTGCTGGATGCCCTTGAAAGCAAACAACTCGGCTCGGCCGCGCTGGATGTTTTTGAAGGCGAACCTGCACTCAATCCACGTTTTCTTGAACTCGACAATGTGCTCGTGCAGCCTCATCACGCTTCGGGCACATTCGAGACGCGCAAAGCCATGGGAAAACTTGTACGCGACAATCTGACGGCACATTTTGCAGGTCAGGACCTGCCGACACCTGTTTTGTGA
- a CDS encoding LacI family DNA-binding transcriptional regulator: protein MEVAKAAGVSKMTASRVLREEGGYSEKTRVKVMAEVERLGYLPNRIATVFAGDKRTTFVGVSIPDLGNEVFTHVLEGIDRKLVSFNHQTVLGMTQHALAEEEAWIETVLSWKPAGLILTGRAHTPRAVQLLESSNIPLVEIWDLNSSPIDMSVGLNHFDSGYDMGRFLLSKGYKRFGYVGTSHDAANAATSRLNGYAKAIEDGGGKLSKQLCLNDIPGFYPGFYGTEQLLSSDPSVEVIFFQNDNMAVGAVQFCEAQKISIPGDIGIAGWGELPIASVLPYRLTTVQVNHLRIGQLAAENLLLKISGDNAQDVSDVGFRLVRGETV from the coding sequence TTGGAGGTCGCAAAGGCAGCTGGTGTCTCTAAAATGACCGCCAGCAGGGTGCTGCGCGAGGAAGGCGGTTACTCGGAAAAGACGCGCGTCAAGGTGATGGCCGAAGTCGAACGTCTGGGATACCTTCCGAACCGGATCGCGACGGTGTTCGCCGGCGACAAACGCACCACGTTTGTCGGGGTCAGCATTCCAGACCTTGGCAACGAGGTCTTCACGCATGTTCTGGAGGGCATCGACCGCAAGCTGGTGAGCTTCAATCACCAGACCGTTCTGGGCATGACGCAGCACGCACTTGCCGAAGAAGAGGCCTGGATTGAAACTGTTTTGTCATGGAAGCCGGCAGGGCTGATTCTGACGGGCCGCGCCCACACGCCTCGCGCCGTTCAGTTGCTCGAAAGCTCCAATATTCCGCTCGTTGAAATCTGGGACCTGAACTCCAGCCCGATCGATATGAGTGTCGGTCTGAACCACTTTGACAGCGGCTACGACATGGGCAGGTTCCTGTTGTCGAAGGGCTACAAGCGGTTCGGCTATGTCGGAACATCCCACGATGCTGCCAACGCGGCGACCTCACGACTCAACGGATACGCCAAAGCTATTGAAGACGGTGGCGGAAAACTCAGCAAGCAGCTTTGCCTGAACGATATTCCAGGGTTTTATCCCGGTTTCTATGGTACGGAACAGCTGCTGTCCTCAGATCCGAGCGTCGAAGTCATATTCTTTCAAAATGACAACATGGCTGTCGGTGCAGTTCAGTTTTGCGAGGCTCAGAAAATCAGCATTCCAGGCGATATTGGCATTGCCGGCTGGGGCGAGCTGCCGATAGCCTCGGTCCTGCCTTACCGGTTGACGACGGTGCAGGTCAATCACCTGCGCATTGGCCAGCTTGCTGCGGAAAACCTGCTGCTCAAGATATCCGGCGACAATGCGCAAGATGTCAGTGATGTCGGCTTCAGGCTGGTCAGAGGCGAAACGGTCTAA
- a CDS encoding SDR family oxidoreductase has protein sequence MSLALFDLSGKRALITGSSQGIGFALARGLAQAGAEVVLNGRDGAKLGSAAQTLKSEGFTVYELAFDVTDHAAARNAIDGFEAETGAIDILVNNAGMQHRTPLEDFPADAFERLLQTNISSVFHVGQAAARHMIKRGSGKIVNICSVQTALARPGIAPYTMTKGAVANLTKGMATDWAKYGLQCNGLAPGYFDTPLNAALVNDPEFSTWLEKRTPAGRWGKVEELVGTCIFLSSDASSFVNGTTVFVDGGISVSL, from the coding sequence ATGAGCCTCGCGTTGTTCGACCTGTCCGGAAAGCGGGCATTGATTACCGGTTCGTCCCAGGGAATCGGATTTGCACTTGCGCGCGGCCTGGCGCAGGCCGGTGCGGAGGTCGTTTTGAACGGCCGTGACGGCGCAAAACTGGGCTCTGCCGCACAAACACTGAAGTCTGAGGGTTTTACCGTTTACGAGCTCGCCTTCGATGTGACCGATCATGCGGCTGCGCGTAACGCAATTGACGGGTTTGAAGCTGAAACAGGCGCAATCGACATTCTGGTGAACAATGCCGGGATGCAGCACCGGACCCCGCTTGAGGATTTCCCGGCAGATGCTTTCGAACGCCTTTTGCAAACCAATATTTCGTCCGTGTTTCACGTCGGGCAGGCCGCTGCGCGGCACATGATCAAACGCGGAAGCGGCAAGATTGTGAATATCTGTTCCGTCCAGACCGCGCTCGCAAGACCCGGTATCGCGCCCTATACGATGACCAAGGGGGCCGTGGCCAACCTTACGAAGGGGATGGCGACCGATTGGGCCAAATACGGTCTTCAGTGCAATGGCCTGGCGCCAGGGTACTTTGACACGCCGCTGAATGCCGCTCTTGTCAACGACCCGGAATTCAGCACGTGGCTGGAAAAACGCACGCCGGCGGGGCGCTGGGGCAAGGTCGAGGAACTTGTGGGAACCTGCATTTTCCTCTCCTCCGACGCGTCGTCCTTCGTCAACGGAACCACGGTCTTTGTTGACGGTGGCATTTCGGTGTCGCTGTGA